The genomic stretch CGGGGATGTCGATCCGGATGCGCTCGACGCTGTCGGCCGACAGGTGGTGCTCGGCCGCGAGCGCGAGGGCCGCGTCGATGGCGGGGTGGAGCCCGCCCATGGCCGCGTGGATCTTGACGGTGATCTTCTCGGTGTTCCACACCACGCCCAGGTCCTTGGTGATCTGGGCGGCGTCGGGGTGGTGGCCTTCGCCGAAGGTGGCGAGGAAACCGCCGTAGGGGCGCTCGAAGACCCTCTTGATGCCGGTGTAGCCGGCCTCGGCCAGGCCCGCGGCGTAGTAGCCGTTGCGGGAGGCGAAGCCGTGGTGCATACGTTTGGACATCGCTTCGTACTGGGCTGCCATCAGTCCCGCGGACTGTGTTCCGGCGAGACCCAGGGCGTCCTCGAAACCGGCCGCGTCCAGGCCCCGCAGAGCTGCGGCGGCGGCAGCTGCGGCGTGAGTGCCGAACACGGAGCCGGAATGCCAGCCGCGCGCGAGCATCTCGGGCCCGTTGAGGGCGAAGCCGACCCGGGGGCCTACTTCGAATCCGAGGACGGCGGCCCGCAGGAAGTCGGCTCCGGAGACGGCTGCGGTGTGCGAGGCCGTGGACAGCAGGGCGGGCAGCACGAGCGAGGCGCTGTGCAGCGGGGCCCGGGGGAAGTAGTCGTCGAGCTCGAAGCCCTGGATGAACGTGCCGTTGAGGACGGCGGCCGCCGGGGCGCTGGTGGTGCGGCCCCAACCGATCACGGGGGTCTCGCCCGCCCCCTCCATCGCGAGGACCGCCTCTGCGGCCGTGCGTGACCAGGGGAGCTGGGCTCCGATCAGTGCGCAGCCGAGGCCGTCGAGCACGAGGTGTGCGGCTCGCTCCCGGACCTGGGCGGGGATCCGGTCCAGCGTGGTGTCCGCCAGCCACGTCGCGAGCCGGCCGGTGGGGCCGTCGGGAGCGGTGGGGGGACGGTCTGTCGTGGGTGTCGGTGCGGGCACCGAGCTCACCTCCATCAGTGGGCACCCGGGGCGGGTGCCGGATGTACCTGGGTCCTCCAGGGATCCACATTAGAATTTATAACATCTAGTTCTGTCGAATGCCTGGCCTAACATGTCGCCGTGGCCCTCAAACGAACATCCCTCCCCCGCACCGCCGAGGCCGTGGCTCTGGCCGAGCTTCGCGACGCGATCGTCCGCGGGGACCTGCCGCCGGGCACCC from Streptomyces davaonensis JCM 4913 encodes the following:
- a CDS encoding MmgE/PrpD family protein is translated as MPAPTPTTDRPPTAPDGPTGRLATWLADTTLDRIPAQVRERAAHLVLDGLGCALIGAQLPWSRTAAEAVLAMEGAGETPVIGWGRTTSAPAAAVLNGTFIQGFELDDYFPRAPLHSASLVLPALLSTASHTAAVSGADFLRAAVLGFEVGPRVGFALNGPEMLARGWHSGSVFGTHAAAAAAAALRGLDAAGFEDALGLAGTQSAGLMAAQYEAMSKRMHHGFASRNGYYAAGLAEAGYTGIKRVFERPYGGFLATFGEGHHPDAAQITKDLGVVWNTEKITVKIHAAMGGLHPAIDAALALAAEHHLSADSVERIRIDIPEAIYHHGWWVPERPLTTIGAQMNIGYAVAVALLDGHVRPEQFHDARIDADDTWKLIARTEVHLDNDTKDPAWPEPGYNTRVTLTVRGGTTVARSLNQPHGGPDDPLTNAEIRDKYRALTARVIDPARSAEIERLVLDLEAQDSITDLVDLLAAPVRGALD